The Candidatus Polarisedimenticolaceae bacterium genome has a segment encoding these proteins:
- a CDS encoding serine hydrolase — MLTLAGAALALTLAAPVPDLFPKAETDAYLLVVDGVAVSGRAVDVPHPPASLVKLMTAIVATGEGWDPSQVVTVSKRTASEGGATLPLKAGDRMIAGDLLTAMLIRSANDAAVALAEGRAGSVEKFVEAMNAKAKGMGLTATRFVNPHGRDAEGQTSSAADLAAIAEEA, encoded by the coding sequence ATGCTCACCCTCGCCGGGGCCGCGCTCGCCCTCACCCTCGCGGCCCCGGTTCCCGACCTCTTCCCCAAGGCCGAGACCGACGCCTACCTGCTCGTCGTGGACGGCGTCGCCGTCTCGGGTCGCGCCGTCGACGTCCCCCACCCCCCGGCTTCGCTCGTCAAGCTCATGACGGCGATCGTCGCGACCGGCGAGGGCTGGGACCCGTCGCAGGTCGTCACGGTCTCGAAGCGGACGGCGAGCGAGGGGGGAGCCACCCTCCCCCTCAAGGCGGGCGACCGGATGATCGCGGGGGATCTCCTCACGGCGATGCTGATCCGCTCGGCCAACGACGCCGCCGTCGCCCTCGCCGAAGGACGCGCCGGCTCCGTCGAGAAGTTCGTCGAGGCGATGAACGCGAAGGCGAAGGGGATGGGGCTCACTGCGACGCGCTTCGTCAATCCGCACGGGCGCGACGCCGAGGGCCAAACCTCCAGCGCCGCGGACCTCGCGGCCATCGCCGAGGAGGCG